A genomic window from Carassius gibelio isolate Cgi1373 ecotype wild population from Czech Republic chromosome A11, carGib1.2-hapl.c, whole genome shotgun sequence includes:
- the LOC128022668 gene encoding retinoic acid receptor gamma-A-like isoform X2 has translation MFDCVEALGVRARPLFDVSAQSSCMLRKASSFFPGLEPFSWTNNTRLQSVETQSTSSEEMVPSSPSPPPPPRVYKPCFVCQDKSSGYHYGVSSCEGCKGFFRRSIQKNMVYTCHRDKNCQISKVTRNRCQYCRLQKCFEVGMSKEAVRNDRNKKKKDIKEEVVLPESYELSGELEELVNKVSKAHRETFPSLCQLGKYTTNSSADHRVQLDLGLWDKFSELSTKCIIKIVEFAKRLPGFTSLTIADQITLLKSACLDILMLRICTRYTPEQDTMTFSDGLTLNRTQMHNAGFGPLTDLVFAFAGQLLPLEMDDTETGLLSAICLICGDRMDLEEPHRVDQLQEPLLEALKIYARRRRPNKPHMFPRMLMKVTDLRGISTKGAERAITLKMEIPGPMPPLIREMLENPEIFEEKSDSKDAVSAPLPPPAIQAIKQERDEESALEDEEDEDDECVEEGRDQAGDSEDEEWGLLQVDMGGARTSAAGRAQ, from the exons ATGTTTGACTGTGTGGAGGCTCTTGGGGTAAGGGCCAGACCCCTCTTTGACGTATCCGCTCAGAGTTCATGCATGCTCAGGAAAGCAAGCTCCTTCTTCCCTGGGCTAGAACCTTTCTCATGGACCAACAACACTAGACtgcagt CGGTGGAGACCCAGAGCACAAGCTCAGAGGAGATGGTTCCCAGTTCTCCTTCTCCACCCCCTCCTCCTCGTGTCTATAAACCCTGCTTTGTGTGCCAGGACAAATCTTCTGGCTACCATTATGGGGTCAGCTCTTGTGAAGGCTGCAAG GGGTTTTTCCGTCGCAGTATCCAGAAGAACATGGTGTACACCTGCCACAGAGACAAAAACTGCCAGATCAGCAAGGTGACACGGAATCGCTGTCAGTACTGCCGGCTGCAGAAGTGCTTTGAGGTTGGCATGTCTAAGGAAG cGGTCCGAAATGACAGGAATAAGAAAAAGAAGGACATAAAAGAAGAGGTGGTTCTTCCGGAAAGCTATGAGCTGAGTGGAGAACTGGAAGAACTTGTTAATAAAGTCAGCAAAGCACACAGGGAAACCTTCCCTTCACTCTGTCAGCTCGGGAAATACACAACT aATTCCAGTGCGGATCATAGGGTTCAGCTGGATCTTGGGCTGTGGGATAAGTTCAGTGAGCTCTCCACAAAGTGCATTATAAAGATTGTGGAGTTTGCTAAACGTCTGCCAGGTTTTACTTCACTCACCATTGCAGACCAGATCACCTTACTGAAATCTGCCTGCCTTGATATACTG ATGTTACGGATTTGTACTCGCTACACACCAGAACAGGACACTATGACCTTCTCGGATGGACTGACCCTCAACAGAACACAGATGCACAACGCTGGCTTCGGTCCACTCACAGACCTGGTGTTTGCTTTCGCCGGGCAGCTCCTGCCTCTGGAGATGGACGACACAGAGACAGGGCTCCTTAGCGCCATCTGCCTCATCTGCGGAG ACCGCATGGACCTGGAGGAACCTCATCGGGTGGACCAGCTACAGGAGCCTCTGCTAGAGGCGTTAAAGATCTACGCTCGCCGCCGACGCCCCAACAAACCTCACATGTTCCCACGAATGTTGATGAAGGTCACTGACCTCAGAGGCATCAGCACCAAAG gagcGGAGCGAGCCATCACTTTAAAGATGGAGATCCCAGGGCCCATGCCGCCTCTGATCAGAGAGATGCTGGAGAACCCTGAGATCTTTGAAGAGAAATCTGACTCTAAAGATGCTGTTTCGGCCCCCCTGCCACCTCCCGCCATCCAGGCCATCAAACAAGAGAGGGATGAGGAATCTGCTCTGGAGGATGaagaagatgaggatgatgagtgTGTGGAGGAGGGACGGGACCAAGCAGGGGACAGTGAGGATGAGGAATGGGGACTCCTGCAAGTGGACATGGGCGGAGCTAGAACGAGTGCGGCAGGAAGAGCACAGTGA
- the LOC128022668 gene encoding retinoic acid receptor gamma-A-like isoform X3, whose protein sequence is MVYTCHRDKNCQISKVTRNRCQYCRLQKCFEVGMSKEAVRNDRNKKKKDIKEEVVLPESYELSGELEELVNKVSKAHRETFPSLCQLGKYTTNSSADHRVQLDLGLWDKFSELSTKCIIKIVEFAKRLPGFTSLTIADQITLLKSACLDILMLRICTRYTPEQDTMTFSDGLTLNRTQMHNAGFGPLTDLVFAFAGQLLPLEMDDTETGLLSAICLICGDRMDLEEPHRVDQLQEPLLEALKIYARRRRPNKPHMFPRMLMKVTDLRGISTKGAERAITLKMEIPGPMPPLIREMLENPEIFEEKSDSKDAVSAPLPPPAIQAIKQERDEESALEDEEDEDDECVEEGRDQAGDSEDEEWGLLQVDMGGARTSAAGRAQ, encoded by the exons ATGGTGTACACCTGCCACAGAGACAAAAACTGCCAGATCAGCAAGGTGACACGGAATCGCTGTCAGTACTGCCGGCTGCAGAAGTGCTTTGAGGTTGGCATGTCTAAGGAAG cGGTCCGAAATGACAGGAATAAGAAAAAGAAGGACATAAAAGAAGAGGTGGTTCTTCCGGAAAGCTATGAGCTGAGTGGAGAACTGGAAGAACTTGTTAATAAAGTCAGCAAAGCACACAGGGAAACCTTCCCTTCACTCTGTCAGCTCGGGAAATACACAACT aATTCCAGTGCGGATCATAGGGTTCAGCTGGATCTTGGGCTGTGGGATAAGTTCAGTGAGCTCTCCACAAAGTGCATTATAAAGATTGTGGAGTTTGCTAAACGTCTGCCAGGTTTTACTTCACTCACCATTGCAGACCAGATCACCTTACTGAAATCTGCCTGCCTTGATATACTG ATGTTACGGATTTGTACTCGCTACACACCAGAACAGGACACTATGACCTTCTCGGATGGACTGACCCTCAACAGAACACAGATGCACAACGCTGGCTTCGGTCCACTCACAGACCTGGTGTTTGCTTTCGCCGGGCAGCTCCTGCCTCTGGAGATGGACGACACAGAGACAGGGCTCCTTAGCGCCATCTGCCTCATCTGCGGAG ACCGCATGGACCTGGAGGAACCTCATCGGGTGGACCAGCTACAGGAGCCTCTGCTAGAGGCGTTAAAGATCTACGCTCGCCGCCGACGCCCCAACAAACCTCACATGTTCCCACGAATGTTGATGAAGGTCACTGACCTCAGAGGCATCAGCACCAAAG gagcGGAGCGAGCCATCACTTTAAAGATGGAGATCCCAGGGCCCATGCCGCCTCTGATCAGAGAGATGCTGGAGAACCCTGAGATCTTTGAAGAGAAATCTGACTCTAAAGATGCTGTTTCGGCCCCCCTGCCACCTCCCGCCATCCAGGCCATCAAACAAGAGAGGGATGAGGAATCTGCTCTGGAGGATGaagaagatgaggatgatgagtgTGTGGAGGAGGGACGGGACCAAGCAGGGGACAGTGAGGATGAGGAATGGGGACTCCTGCAAGTGGACATGGGCGGAGCTAGAACGAGTGCGGCAGGAAGAGCACAGTGA